The Falco rusticolus isolate bFalRus1 chromosome 14, bFalRus1.pri, whole genome shotgun sequence sequence GAATACAAGATTAAAATACTGCAGTCATGCTCTTCCTTCTTCACTGTCATTGTCTCATAAGACATTTCTACCAGTGTGAAGCAGGTGTGAAATACCCACATTCTGACTAGGTGCTGTATTAGATTACATGAGAGGCAAAGGTATAGTGCAAGACCAGCCCTGCACACTCACACACCCAGCTGCTTGTGGCAGCTCAGTAATCCAGCTCTGTATTGTAGCACATTTTAGACCTTTAAGCACTttgttaaacagaaaatcacTTGTAAAAGTGAACTTTAAGAATCATGGCATATTCCATATGGAATCATACGCCTTCAGGTTTCATAAAAGAGATGTTACAATTAAATAGTGTAGCAAAAACCTCTGCAACATAACCAAAATTCTAAGCCAGGACTCTTCACTAGCTTTGCCGCTTCCTGTATCTGGGCATGTGACAGACATGATTCACATCACTCGAGGCACTTCTATTCCGCATAGAACAGAACAGACCGAGAACTTTGAAATCTGAATAAGGTCATTGCCACTGAAAAATGTATCCAATACATCTCCTTGCCATTCAGCCAGCTGACCACTAGCTGTCCCCATTGCTTCACAAGAGCAAAGACCAGTGTTGGAACTGGGACGAAACATGGTTCCAAAAATTGCTGCTACACttacgggggaaaaaaaaaaaactcagaaaaattaaaatgagctATTACAGTTCTTTAAGTCTGTAGATAAGAAAACGGATGCGTAGGTGAGGGCCTACATCCCAGGACAGCAACGGGACTACAGTCTGAGACAGATCAGCATGGAAAGGTTAGGGTACAATCTTAGCAGATCTATGGCTTTATGACACGACAGAGGAAATCCCTGGAGACCCATTCATGTAGCAGAATAGGAATAATCAAAGTGGACTAGAGCATTCCAATGTTCCTGCCTAGTCTGTGACCACAGCCATCACATCACCATCTGCAGTATCTGATAAAATCACCTTAAGAGATGTTTTCTCAACCAGTATCTATGGTGGATGCTACTTCCTAACCTCAGAATATAGAAACTATTCAAATTtagaactggaaaaatgtatttcaagagAAGCCATAGGGTGAAGGTGCTTTAGGCTCATCTCAAAACCACaaagttttttcctcttttgagaATTCAGAAGAATTTCTCATTTCCATTCATCTTTTGGCTTCTCAGTGTGAGCCCAGAACCCAGAATAGTCACTTTATTCATTAGATCTACAAGATTTTGGATTTGGTCTCTTCACAAATCAACGTGGAGAAATCTCATTTCATATTGATAATGGTTGGGATTTATTATCACATAATAGATGCTATTAGAAGgcagaataatattttacaaagcaaTTAGTTCCAccttaattgcttttctttttagcctTAATGTTGCTACTCACAAAAGAATGATGAAAGACTGTATATTCTTAATAAAATTTATGTTATGAATTTGGATgctatttattgctttttgttcAGCCTGTGTAAATCAGACCCATTACCTGCTCTATAATACTTGCACATAAATATCAAATACAAGGCAATGTCATTTCTAATGTCCCCAGCCTCCAGTACACCCTTCTAGCCAGTGAAACTAATAACACTTCATACAAGGGCAGCTGTCACTCAAGTCAGCTATTTAGATCAGAATCTAACCTTTTTCTTTGCTACACTACAATCAAATGAAGATGAGTTGGGTAGTAAATGTTGACGTTACTGTATCCTTCAAAATACAATCACAGGGAAAACATACTCAGGGAAGACGGACAGGCTCCTGCTTTGTTACTCCAAGCTTGTCTGGTGGGACCTCTCCTACTTGGCCACTACCATTCCTGCACATCAAAGCATAATgcacaaaccaaaatatttgcagacagTTTTattcagaacagcaaaatgaaattcagaattGTCAGTGCAGGATTACTAgcaaaatataagaaaaatgtaagttCTAAATTTCACCCAGTTGGAGAAGAAGAGCTCagaattcaaaatatattagcaattttctttaaaatggataaaaatCCTGAATCAAAACTCTTTTCAGCTTGAAATCTACAATTTAGGTCCAAATTCTGAACTTTGCTGTATGTATGGTCAATGTACACAAAAGTGTTGGGGATCTGATGTGCCACTAGTTACCTATTGAATGCCTGTgtgaagtgtatttttttcacatatgAATACACTGTATTAGTGGATTCTAACAGACTTCAAGATTTATTTACCAAAATAGGTACCTCCAAATATTGTATACATACAGTACTGTGTACAAACACTGCACAGATGTAGTGACTGACTAGAGAAGCTGCTGAATTCTTTTTCCAGGAGCAGCTTTGACTGAAGAATAGCATATTTATAAAGGATTGGGTGTACATATAGACTGATCTTCCCAATACAACACCTGTTAATAATACATATTCTTGCTAGAAAGTATGAAAAGTAACTCAAATCCAAGTCCCTTTCTAATATGTGTTTGagaacatacaaaaatatttaggtttATATTAACTATATCAGCATGTGATTATTCACATACCCCTGGCAGTTAAAACACATGTACATTGAAGGACTGTGGTTCAACTGGTAAGTCAGATTCAAAttatacaaattaaaaaaaacttggactaaccaaaagcaaaatacagcttGTTGAAATCAGACCAACTTAGGGTGCTTGGGAATCCAAAGGAAGCAGTTTCCCGCTTAGTGGTCACAGCATGTGGCCAGAGGAGTAAAGTATTGTCTGTTTAACAATCTTACCTTGTAAAATAACTTCTTTAAGCAGTACGGAATAAGGAACAGTCTCCTTCCATGTCAATGTATACACATACTAGTTGAAAGCATTAAAAGATCTTTTTATGtcataattacttttttctaatAAACATGGAGAAACACTGTTTTACTACTTTCAGTAGCTTCCTGCGCCAAATTATaccattatgaaaaaaatgctcaaaacATTTCCCATGTAACAACATTGCAGTAGGGCAGAGAAGGAATGCATGACTATAGCCTGGTGTATCCGACATTCCTGACCACTGCAGAAGGGCGGATCAAGATTAAAACCAAGCAATGAGACCCAGCccttctgcagcattttgtgCTGTTGGTATATTAGATAGCTAAGGCCTGCAGGAAAAGTTTTGTTGAATGAGTGTAATTAGAACATTCTCCAGACAGCTGGAGGGCTACAACTAATGCTACAGTAAATGAGcaaatgctgtttcttcctctggctGATTTATTGGTACACCTGCATTCATGAGAGGTATAGAAATGCTTAAAAGGACAAGACCACAACAATTTcgaagaggaggaaaggaaattgAAATCAAGTTACAACAAAAAGCCATAAAGAATCTTTCTTTGTAACTATTTCAATACAGTCTGAGCTTCAGAGCTACCAAGCAATCACACTGCTCTAAATGATTGAGAAAGGGAGTGAAACACTCTAGTAAAAAAAACAGCCAACCAACCAGTATATATAGAACATGCTACATTGAAATTCCATTGCATTGGTAACTAGACACATGCTGTCTAGAGACACCTAATTTGGTGTCTCTAAGTAAGTCTCTAATTTGTAAGTAGACAAATATGATTTACTTTGCTAATATGGGAAAATTAAGCTGTTCAGATACGTGATTATTGACTTCCCTAGATTTGAAGAGTCTATACCAGCAGCTATACTTGGTCATTTTGAATGGCCAGCTGTCACAGATGTGTAAATTGCAACTGAATAAGCTCACATAtgcaagcagaagaaacagtttctgCCAACTTCCCCCACCtaatggtttttaaaatacctttcaaCAATTATGCCAGCAAAATATCCTCCAAAACCCCACaagaagcaaaaagtaaaaaagcacAAGTTTTACCCAAGTGCACGGTAGGAAAATCTTAGCAAATGCTCAGAGAAGGTAGCCTGTGCTTCTCCATCTAGCCCTGAAATTCACAGACAAGAAAGGTTTTTCCACTACAGCCACAACCCATCTTGTGAATGCAGCCTAAGGACACCATCCTCtcacaaaaggaaacaacagtGTTGTCAGGTGTGCAAAGTGATTCTTTCCTCCTGAGAACCAGGAGGAACCTGTGAGTTTAAATGGTGTTAAAGTGCAAAAGActctcaaagaaaaaatacacctctgaacaaagaaaaaactcatTATACTTTGCacctgtttaagaaaaaaatccttttaacaAATCGGTTCATTAATAAAGGTGCAATTAAGTATCACATCATTAAAGgaacaggaatgaaaacagtaaattcTCATTAAGAGACAATACTAAGGTATctatctcattaaaaaaaaaaaaatcaacactttCTCTCCTCGCTCCTGGATATAGATAATCTCATAGGAATTTGTTACTTACATAAGATTGCTCCTGAAATTtaggaaactgcttttttgAGCTAAAAAGCTAGAATTTGTTCCCATATTTCTAAGAAAAGGTGTTATTATGAGCAAGCACAgcaatgagaacagaaaaaccTTTAGGGAAAACTACTACTCATTTCAATATCACAAACAAGACATAAGCATAGGGAAAGTGCCAAATTTTGCATTCTCCCAATAACAGATTCTCTTTCTGTTAACATTTTAAGTTAGAATGGAGAAACTTCAATCACCATGGCAAGCAGCCAGCTCATGAATAGGCTTGCAAACATCAACAAGACTATTCGTATGAACAAATGCTCAAAATGACTATGAGACTTCTTGTATATCCTTTGTAATGTTAAAATCAGTAGGATTGCTGTGGTTTCTAAGTGCTCTCCCACATGGACTACGAGCTGAAGTCAAGAAGACTGCTCATTTGAGAAACTATGTAAGAACTGCAGTTAAAGACTGAACTGATCCTTTGttctcactttaaaaaaataacatagcACATTCTAACAAAAGAACTAGTGGACTAGCAGATACCAGGCTTTAGCTAACCATAACCTAGTGCTTGAATTTATGACTCTGATGTGTTTCACtcaagaaaaatactaattctACTGTCTGAACAGTTACCGGTTAACTACATATGCAACTCTGCTTGAAGACCACGCGATttcaaactacattttaaaagtatagaACTGGGATAGTAATACATAAAGGATCTGTGAGAAAGGAAGCACTAGAACTAGCAGCAAGGTGGAGTTGCCTGCATGATCAGCCCTTCATTTGAATGCAAATGTAATTTTGGGGCAGGCAGTTATCTGTGACATCAGGCAGGACCTTAGTAAACTGTTACCACCAGCACCTGGTAAAACCATTGTTAATCATGTGTAGTAAAGGGACATCAGGGCTAGCATGAGTCATTTATAGAGCCAGTCAGGGctagaaaagagagagaaagaaagaggaggggaagagagatCAAACAAACACTGTGAAGAGCAGGATGTCCCAGCAAGACAAAGCCAGGCTGTGAGCATCATGTATGTGAGTTATCTTTTGGATAAAGAAAGCAGCATGTATCCAGGATCTGCAAGGTGCAGCAGCAACAACCTGCCAGTGCAAAACTTTGTGTCTACTCCACCCTATTCAGATTACATGGGATATCATCATGTGCCAACTCTGGACACCCATGGACAGCCTGCGGGAACCTGGGGATCTCACTATGGCCCACAGCGGGAGGACTGGAACGCTTACGGCCCAGGACCTTCCAGCACAGTTGCTGCTGCACAGATCAATGGCTCGTCTCCTGGACAGGTCTCCTACAGTTCTGCTGATTATAGCTCCCTCCATCCCGCTGGATCCGGGGGATTACCTCCTGTAGATACCATTAATGCACAGCAAATCTCTCCCAACAGCCAAAGGCACAGCTCTTATGAATGGATGAGGAAAACGGTGCAATCCACTTCTACAGGTAGGAGGGCACTGAGGTTTTATGCTGAGaagagattttgctttttttgcattgttGGGGGGGTTTTACCAGGTTCTTTGCTTAGAGGAAAGCATGCAGTTTAACAAAGAAAGATCCCAATTGTTCTGAAGGATTCTCTTGCTAGCAGTTAAATATTGGTTTGATTATTGGATGCTGGTTTTGATCAGCTATGTCTTATACTTCTTTCTTGACCTCTAATGCTGAGgcaaatgaaaagcagtgtCCTTTGACAGTGaagtactttcttttctgttatgttaaaaaaatttgtGATGTCAGAGTTGCTTTTAATAGAAGTCCTATAGATTGGATTTAGGCGGCAAGTCTGCAGAAATTATGATGAAAGTATTGTATCGCCACCACCTAtactttgcttgttttcctcaAGTTTTAGAGTACATATGAAAAGTTCAAGTATAGTATATATAGCAGGGACTTGGAAATAAGgctttgttttagaaacaaCCTCTCTAAACCTCagaacactgaaatgaaatgagatCTGCATGATCAAACAATGAGtcaatgctttaaaaacaggaaTGATAAGGAAAGGCTTGCTTCACTTTGTAGTAGTATCTCTCAGAATACACAGGAATACAAAGTTCCACGGTAACACCATCAGTTAATACAGCAACAGGTCAGTCTGATGCATAATAGTTGATGAGTACAAAACAATTCTTCAGTCGTATTTAACCAGTAAAAATAAGTCACGAAGCATGAGGAAAAGGTTCTTTTTGATTGttatgagaaaaaatataaatattgagCATCCCTAGAACAAAAATCTGTACCTTTTATGAATAGAAAAGAAGTTATGAAacaaggggaggaggagaagaaaaagaggggaaagcACCTGAAAAGAACTGAGGCCTAATCCACTATATAAAAGCATTTGATTCTctgaggtgctgagcagctttgACATGCACTGAGATCAGTAGAAATTAAGGATGCTCAATACCTCCCCTAAAGAGATGCTCACAGTATTTCAATGTTGCATCCCAGGAAGACTCCTTTCCTTTCAGCccttcctcccagcccagctctgttCCACACATGCCTGTAAATAATAGTTTTCAAAGCAAGTACTGAATCAATCTCTGATGGAAAAGTAATTACTTAAAACATAGTTTAGGAAAGTGAAAGCAGCTATATAGAAAAATtgtctgtattaaaataatgcaCCTAATTTATATGGACAGACCAAGTCATCCTCACTCCTGCTAAACACAACATTAATTCATAGAGAGTCCATAGAATTCAATAGGACAATCAGAGTAGATTGACACTGGGtgaataagatttttttttttaggcaagggggggtgtgtgtgtggtgcagggggggggggggaggcggcggggaaAGTagttcatgtttttaaaataatatttgttctTCACTGAATAccatccaagaaaaaaaaaaacaaagaggagagtcttgaaaaaacccacagcttaCTTTTGAGTAGTCCTTACAAGGGCAATGAAAGTGCTCACAAACTATATGATTTACAGATGGCAGAATACTTGCTCAAAAAAACACTACTTCTCTCTTCTTTACCTACCTGCCTTTAGCTCCTGTGGATTTAAATTGCAGTCTCTCTGAGAGAAAGACCTGATCTGATGGGTCTCGGCTGTTCCTTTTATAGTGGGGACAGTGAGAGACACATACATAGTAAACAATACCACATTCTAACTGCCTGCTTAAGAAGCACGCTTAGGGCTTTCTAACTTACCAAATGTCAAGCCTGCAAGGGTCAGAGCACTCATAGGAGGTGCTGGGAGCCTCTCCATTCTGGAATGGTGCAACAAGGTACAGAGCACCTTCATCTCAAGAAGAATTGAAGAAATCAGCATGTCTTAGGAGCCTATCTTCCCAAATACCCATAGGCCAGCATAAGGCCCTCTGAAGTTATGGGGAGCCTAGCCATTCACTTAACAGGTTACTGGGTTGCGCTTTAGggaaaaatccaaagaaataattttcctgctccttcttcccctcctatgtttgtttgggttttctggggttttttttttgctaggcCAGGAACGCTCAATGCCAATAGATCTGCTTCATTGGACTtggttcctttttcttctttcatctttttctctgtttaaaagcaagggcacttttgtttttccccactttcctaaaattaaaataactttaaaaaatttgcCCTAACAGCACTGTCAGATCTAGCAACACACTTAAGTGAGTTTGGTTCTGAGCATGGAAGTGTTGCAGGTGGCTTCAAATGCATGACTAGGATAACTGCAAGTACCAACACTGTTTGCTGGGTCATGATCAAAATCCTCAGCATTCTCTTAGATGGAATCCATTGCTTTTTACATCCTTAAAGCTGTACGCATACGTTCAGCATTACCCTTCTTGTCTCTTTGCAAAACCTTTACAAATTTCAGTAGATATTTTGTACAGGCAAGAGTAATCTAATCACACTTATTAGTTTTCCTTATTCCCCGTGA is a genomic window containing:
- the LOC119157484 gene encoding LOW QUALITY PROTEIN: homeobox protein CDX-1-like (The sequence of the model RefSeq protein was modified relative to this genomic sequence to represent the inferred CDS: substituted 1 base at 1 genomic stop codon) — protein: MYVSYLLDKESSMYPGSARCSSNNLPVQNFVSTPPYSDYMGYHHVPTLDTHGQPAGTWGSHYGPQREDWNAYGPGPSSTVAAAQINGSSPGQVSYSSADYSSLHPAGSGGLPPVDTINAQQISPNSQRHSSYEWMRKTVQSTSTGKTRTREKYRVVYTDHQRLELEKEFHYNRYITIRRKSELAANLRLSERQVKIWFQNRRAKERKLXRRK